GATGAAAGGGTATACTTTGATCGAGTTGATAATTGGCATTGCAATCATTTCTATAGCTCTAATCATACTGATCTTATCAGCAGACCAAGCTGTAAGAAGTTTTTCGAAATCAAACGAAGTTCTTACAAAAACTGCAACATTTTTCAATCAAGTAACCTCAAATTTTGCAGGACAAACTTCGGGAAATTTAGTCAATACCCTCGACAAAGTTCTCAATTATCAACTTGTTGGGGCTTATGCGTTCTTCGATTCGATTGAAGTCAGATCAGTTTCTCAAGGTTATGTTTATACATTGAAAGATCCCAGGTTTTAAATCTGTCCCACTTCTTTCAAAAAACTCATCAAGAATCCACGAGCTAAGGACGAGAATCTTGAAATGATATCAATCGTGACTTTTTTTAATGTCTGAAGATCACCCTTACGAGCAACATAATCAGAGATTGTAAGAACTCTTTCTTTGAGAAGATCTTCGTAGACTACTCTCAATTGTTTGTCAACATTTTCGATGTTACTCAGACCAAGCCAGCGAACTTTTTGTATAAGTTGGCGCAAGTGCCTGGAATTTTCAGGTTGGGCTTGCTTTATGGCATCTACAGCATCTTGATCATAATCATACAATAGATATGCTAAATACTCATCATAGGAGTAATGCGAATTCGAAAGTAATTGAGCCATTTGTTTATCTGTAATCGCTTTCAGAGTATCAAAAAATGGACCAGGAGCATTGTGGTAAGGCATGGATAGATCTTCAAGGTAGTGAAGTGCCCTTGCCAAGAAACGGTATCCCCAGTATTCATCGCCTTTCTTAAATGCTTGCCGAGACATGTCTACAAAATAGTAAAAACTTTGACTTCCCTCAAAGAATTCGAAGATCGCTATGTTGTACTTCATGTGCCTAACACCTTGGCTATTACCAATCATATCTTGTAAAGGTGAAAGTTGTAAACCTTCGTCCATGCCAAAATCTGGCTCAACTGAGTACACCATCAATATCTGCCAAACAGGAACTTTTCCATCAACTGGTTTTGGATCTGGTGGAAGGTAACATATATCCCTCAGCGAACAGGATTTTATGAATTCTCCACAATAGTCGTCAAGTCTGAGAGAATCTTTGTTATAAACTCGTTTTTCATCGTAATTGTACGAAGTTATTTGAACCAATTTGTCACTGTTTGGAAGAAAATCTTTAATTAGCAAGTAGGTGAGCACTTCATGAGCAGACCAAGAAAAAGTCATCAAGCAGTGAAAACCAAGTACCATCATGATGAAGATCTTCTTCATATTAACACCCTCTATTATCCTATCACATAAGTTAGCATACCTGAGCATAAGAGAGCATAAGTAAGAAAGAGAGAGAATCAGAACAATGCAAAGAGATTGCCAAAGATTGCCAAGCATAGTCAAAGATTGCCGGATTTTGCCAAATATGGGAATAATGGTAGTATTATACAGGAAAGTAACAGAAATGCTACAAAGGAGGGTTAGAATGATTGGTTCATATTTCATGGAACTCGAAGATAGGTATGGAGCACACAATTACAAACCAATCCCGGTTGTCATCGAAAAAGGAGAAGGTGTTTGGGTATGGGATGTTGAAGGAAATAAATATCTTGACATGCTCTCGGCATACTCAGCTCTCAACCACGGGCATCGCCATCCCAAAATTATGAAAGCTTTAACGGATCAGATGGGTAAACTCACGTTGACTTCAAGGGCCTTTTACAACAATCTTCTCGGCCGATTTGAGGAAAGATTGGCAAAATTTGCAGGTTATGACAAAGTGCTCCCCATGAACACTGGAGCCGAGGCTGTCGAAAGCGCCTTAAAAATAGCACGCAAGTGGGCTTACTATAAGCATGGTATCCCCATGAATGATGGAAACATCATAACAGTAGAAGGCAATTTTCACGGAAGAACAATAACTATAATCTCGTTTTCCACTGAACATCAATACCGAGATGGTTTTGGACCTTACACACCTGGTTTCAAAACAGCTCCATTTGGCGATGCAAAGTCACTTGAAAGTCTGATCGATGAACGTACTATAGGAATTTTAATAGAACCCATCCAAGGTGAAGGTGGTGTAAGAGTACCAAAAGAGGGTTATCTCAGAGAACTGAAGGAAATTTCAAAAAAATATGAAGTTCTTTTAATGTTCGACGAAATCCAAACAGGTCTTGGTAGAACTGGGAAGATGTTTGCGTGGCAATGGGAGGATGCCAAGCCAGACATTTTGATATTGGGAAAAGCTCTCGGCGGTGGAGTGTATCCTGTTTCTGCTGTTTTGGCGAACGATGAAATAATGAGTGTTTTAAAACCTGGCGATCATGGATCAACATTCGGTGGAAATCCGCTCGCGGCGGCGGTGGGAATCGCAGCAATAGATGTTCTCGAAGAAGAAAAACTCGATGTCAGGGCAAGAGAACTCGGTGATTATTTCATCAAACAACTCAAAGCTATTGAAAGTGAATATGTTAGAGAGATTCGTGGTAAAGGTCTCCTAATAGGTGTTGAAATCAAGAAAGAATACGGAACGGCCAGGCCTTTCTGTGAGAAACTGGCAAAACTCGGAATATTGTGTAAGGAAACTCATGATCAAGTTGTGAGATTTGCTCCTCCACTCGTGATAAGTAAAGAAGAAATAGACTGGGCACTCGAGAGAATCTCAAAAGTTCTCACAGAACCTGTTCACAACAAGAATGTCTCAAAAAAGATTAATTGAATCACTTCTTTGTTGCCTGATACTTACTAAACTGTGGGCATTTGATTCTGCTCACAGTTTTTTGTTGGCTTTACCTGGTCAGGAACGAGTTATTAGTTGTTTTGAGACACAAACAGATTTTGTGGTTTTCGCTCAGCAAATGGATACGAACGATATTTTCGTGCTGAATTTAAGCAAGACCTTTGAATTACAGAGTATACATTTTTTCAACCAGCTCAAATTCACAAAGCTCAATTGTGTTAAAAGAGCAATGGATAATGGTTTTATACTCGTAGGTTATGAAGTTTTGCAAAGACAATCAAAGATCAAAATTGCATTGTTAGATGAGCAACTGAATGTGGTTAATGAAAAGATCCTACCTGTTTCAGGAGCTGATCAATGGGCCGAGTGTGTTGTTACTCTGCAAAATGGATATCTGCTTGTTGGTGGTCATAAAACTATCGGAAGTAATTGGTATCAGGCTTTAGTAATTAGATTAGACGAAAATCTTGAGATCATTTGGAGCAAGACTTTTGGTGGTTCTTCAGATGAATGGTTCAGCAATCTCTGTGAATTAAACGATGGATTTTTGTGTGTCGGCTCAACTGAAAGCTATGGTTCTGGCCAGGCTGATTTTTTGGTTGTCCATTTGTTTCAAAACGGCTATATAACTTGGTGGAAAGCGTTTGGTGGTCCTGGCTGGGAAAGAGCTATTGGAATTACCCAAGCAAAAGACGGAATTATGGTGGTTGGTCCTTCAAATTCTTTCACTAAATATAACTCAACTCTTCTCATCAAAGTAAATTCTCGAGGTCAAAAAATTTATCAAAAAACTATCGACCCCAGTGCAGATTTTATTGTAAAAGGTATTGTAAGCTCGAACAACAAAGATCTTTTTGTGATATACGGAGAAGTTTGGAATGATCAATTCAGAAAAGACTTAGCTTATCTAATTATTGACAACCAAGGTGAGATTCTCCAAAAAGAGATCATACAAATGAATAATGATCAGAACTTTTGTCAGATCTTACTTCTTTCAAATAGTAACTTTCTTGTTGTTGCAAGTACTGAAAATCCATATACATCAGATGATATTTTGTTGTTCTTGATCACCAGATGATGATGATTCTTTCAAGAACTCTTTACTGTGGTATTTTTGAATTCTAACGACGTTTCAAGGTTTTATGTAACAATATAATTGCATGGCTGTATTTTCTCTATTTTTTCGAATCTCAAAGATGAAACTGTGTTATTATGAAATCAACGCCGGCGGATGACCGCCAAAGTTTAGGAGGAATCAGTATGTTCAAAGGTACAGTTAAGTGGTTCGATTCAAAGAAGGGCTACGGTTTTATCACCAAGGAAGGTGGAGAGGACGTATTTGTACACTTCTCTGCAATTAAGAGTGATGGTTTCAAAACACTCAAGGAAGGTCAGAGAGTTCAGTTTGAAGTCCAGCAAGGAAATAAAGGGCCTCAAGCAGTCAATGTAGTTCCAATAAACTGAATCGAACACAATTGAAACGGAGCCGATCGGCTCCGTTTTTTATTAAAGCAACGTAGCGATCATCAGCGCTTTTATTGTATGTTTTCTGTTTTCTGCTTCATCCCAAACTCGACTCTGTTTTCCTTCTATGACCTCGAATGTAACTTCCTGTCCCTTTACAGCTGGAAGACAGTGTAAAAAGATGGTTTCCTTCTTGCCTGTTTTCTTCATCAAATTATCATTCACTTGGTATGGTCTGAGCAATCTCTCACGTTCTTGCTGTTTACTTTCTTCTCCCATCGATGCCCAGACATCTGTATAGATAACATCGGCACCTTCGACAGCCTTTTCTGGTTCTTCAATTATTTCAATTCTTGCCTCTGTTTCTTGAGCAACACCCAAGCAAGTCTTCAGCAGATTCTCTTCTGGTTTGAGTTCCCTTGGAGAACATATGACATAATGCATTCCCATCTTTGCACAACCTATCATAAGCGAATTTGCCATATTGTTTCTTCCATCACCCATGAAAACGAGTTTTATATTTTTCAATCTTCCAAAGGCTTCTTGAACTGTCATCAAATCAGCAAGAACTTGCGTTGGATGATATACATCAGTTAAACCATTGTATACAGGTACACCAGAATATTTTGCCAATGCTTCAACGGTCTCTTGTTTATAACCGCGGAACATTATTGCATCGACCATGCGTCCAAGTACTCTCGCTGTGTCTTCAATAGACTCTTTCGCTCCAAGTTGAATATCTTGAATCGACAGAAAAATCGGATGTCCACCTTCTTCTGCAAAGGCTGTCTCAAAAGCCAATCTCGTTCTTGTAGAACGTTTTTCAAAGATCATCGCCAACGTTTTGCCCAGAAATCTCCTGTGAGTCACCTTGGCTCTGTTTTCTCTCTTTACCTGTGCCGAGAGATCGAGTAAGAAGCCAATTTCTTCGGGTGTGTACTCGAGTAATGTTAACAACGATCTTCCTGTCAAATTGACTGCCATGTGCTTACCTCCCTCATTCATGAAATATTGCTATTTCATTCAAAGCTTTCCTTGGACGGTCTTTTCTTGGTTCCGCCGC
The DNA window shown above is from Thermotoga profunda AZM34c06 and carries:
- a CDS encoding prepilin-type N-terminal cleavage/methylation domain-containing protein gives rise to the protein MKGYTLIELIIGIAIISIALIILILSADQAVRSFSKSNEVLTKTATFFNQVTSNFAGQTSGNLVNTLDKVLNYQLVGAYAFFDSIEVRSVSQGYVYTLKDPRF
- a CDS encoding phospholipase C/P1 nuclease family protein; this translates as MKKIFIMMVLGFHCLMTFSWSAHEVLTYLLIKDFLPNSDKLVQITSYNYDEKRVYNKDSLRLDDYCGEFIKSCSLRDICYLPPDPKPVDGKVPVWQILMVYSVEPDFGMDEGLQLSPLQDMIGNSQGVRHMKYNIAIFEFFEGSQSFYYFVDMSRQAFKKGDEYWGYRFLARALHYLEDLSMPYHNAPGPFFDTLKAITDKQMAQLLSNSHYSYDEYLAYLLYDYDQDAVDAIKQAQPENSRHLRQLIQKVRWLGLSNIENVDKQLRVVYEDLLKERVLTISDYVARKGDLQTLKKVTIDIISRFSSLARGFLMSFLKEVGQI
- the rocD gene encoding ornithine--oxo-acid transaminase; the protein is MQRDCQRLPSIVKDCRILPNMGIMVVLYRKVTEMLQRRVRMIGSYFMELEDRYGAHNYKPIPVVIEKGEGVWVWDVEGNKYLDMLSAYSALNHGHRHPKIMKALTDQMGKLTLTSRAFYNNLLGRFEERLAKFAGYDKVLPMNTGAEAVESALKIARKWAYYKHGIPMNDGNIITVEGNFHGRTITIISFSTEHQYRDGFGPYTPGFKTAPFGDAKSLESLIDERTIGILIEPIQGEGGVRVPKEGYLRELKEISKKYEVLLMFDEIQTGLGRTGKMFAWQWEDAKPDILILGKALGGGVYPVSAVLANDEIMSVLKPGDHGSTFGGNPLAAAVGIAAIDVLEEEKLDVRARELGDYFIKQLKAIESEYVREIRGKGLLIGVEIKKEYGTARPFCEKLAKLGILCKETHDQVVRFAPPLVISKEEIDWALERISKVLTEPVHNKNVSKKIN
- a CDS encoding cold-shock protein, with product MFKGTVKWFDSKKGYGFITKEGGEDVFVHFSAIKSDGFKTLKEGQRVQFEVQQGNKGPQAVNVVPIN
- the argF gene encoding ornithine carbamoyltransferase — its product is MAVNLTGRSLLTLLEYTPEEIGFLLDLSAQVKRENRAKVTHRRFLGKTLAMIFEKRSTRTRLAFETAFAEEGGHPIFLSIQDIQLGAKESIEDTARVLGRMVDAIMFRGYKQETVEALAKYSGVPVYNGLTDVYHPTQVLADLMTVQEAFGRLKNIKLVFMGDGRNNMANSLMIGCAKMGMHYVICSPRELKPEENLLKTCLGVAQETEARIEIIEEPEKAVEGADVIYTDVWASMGEESKQQERERLLRPYQVNDNLMKKTGKKETIFLHCLPAVKGQEVTFEVIEGKQSRVWDEAENRKHTIKALMIATLL